The following is a genomic window from Longimicrobium sp..
TGATCCGTCCGATCACCCCCGCGGGAGCAGCGTGCGCGCTGCTCTCGCGCTTCTTTTCGCGGCGCTGCTCGCGTCCGCCGCTCCCCTGGCCGCGCAGGCCGGCCGCATTGCTGGGCGCTGGCCGGCGTCAGCTACCTGGTCATCCGGCGCGGCGGGCGCATCGTGGCGAACGGCACCGCCGCCGAGCCCATCGTCTTCACCAGCATGCGCGAGCCGGTGAACCACGTGGGCGCGGTCGCGGGCACTGGCACACCGTGGTACGCCAGCTGGACGACGTTCGCGCGGAACTGAAAGGCCTCAGCCCTGCTGGGGCGACTGAAGTCGCGGCAACAAAGGCCCAAAGTCCGCCTTCGCGGACTGCATGCAGAGTCGAGCACGTGAGGCCAGCCGGAGCGCGATTCAGGTCTCCCCCTCCCCTGCGCAGCGGGGGATGGGGGCCGGGGGGAGGGGGCTCCCGGGTACAGGAGTGGTAGATTGTTTACAGTTTAGACCGGGAGGATCGTTGACAGTTTGCGATGGTAACGAGCATGGCCTCGACACGGAGATGAGCCATGCCGCAACCGACACGACCTGTGAACGATCGTCCGAAATTCGTAGCCGCCCAGCAGGATGGGTTGTTCTCGATGGCCGAGCTGTGCCGCCGGTACGGGATCAGCCGGCAAACCGGCTACAAGTGGGTGCGGCGGTACGAGGCGCAGGGTGTTGAGGGCCTGAGGGAAGGCAGCCA
Proteins encoded in this region:
- a CDS encoding helix-turn-helix domain-containing protein, yielding MPQPTRPVNDRPKFVAAQQDGLFSMAELCRRYGISRQTGYKWVRRYEAQGVEGLREGS